In Brachybacterium fresconis, the genomic stretch GATCTCTCCGGCCGCCGCGCGCCGTCCGACCCGGAAGGTTCTGCTCGATGCCCGACCTCCACGACCAGATCTCCACCCGCGACAAGGTGCTGATCATCGGCGCCGGGCCCGCCGGCCTCGCAGCCGCTGCGGCCCTGAAGGCCCTGGAGGTCCCCTTCGACCTGGTCGACCGGGCCAAGCACGTCGGCGGCATCTGGAACGAGGAGCGCGAGGACACCCCCGTGTGGCCCGCGCTGGAGATGATCTCCTCGCGGGAGTTCACGCAGTACGAGGACATGCTGCAGCCGGTGTCCTTCCCCGAGTTCCTCAGCCCCGGCCACATGGCCAAGTACCTGCGCGCCTATGCGGCGCGCCACCAGCTGACCGACGATTTCCGCCCCGGCGTCGCCGTGCGCTCCGCCCGCCCCTTCGGCGAGGGCGTGTGGCAGGTCGAGCTGTCCACCGGCGAGATCATGATCTACCGCGCGGTGATCTCCGCGCACGGCATCTCCCAGCGCCCGCACCGTCCCGACTGGGCCGCGGACGTCCCGAAGTCCGTGCGGGTCATCCACTCCTCCCAGTGGGAGGGCCCGGACGGGCTCGAGGGCCAGCGCGTGCTCGTCGTCGGCTCCGGGCAGTCCGCCGCCGACATCTCGGTCGACGCCGCCCGCCGCGCCCTCGAGGTGCGCTGGTCGATGCGGACCGGGCACTGGGTGGTGCCGCGACGGATCGGCCGCGTCCCCGGGGACGTCGCCGCCTCCCGCGAGCCCTCCATGCTCGGCGGACTGAACGCCAAGATCGCCGAGGCCGTCGTCACCCGCAGCGTCGGCCACCCCGCCGACGCCGGCCTGCCGCGTCCGGCCGCCCCGCTGCTCGAGGACTCCGTGATCATCTCCGACGAGGTGCTGGATCGCGTGCGCGAGGGCCGGATCACGCCCGCCGGCGAGGTCACCGGGATCGACGCCGACGGCACCCTCACCCACCTCGGCCCCGAGTCCCACGCCGGGCACATCCGCTATGCCCCGGATCTGATCGTCCTGGCCACCGGCTACGAGGTCGGCGCCGATCACCTGAGCGAGGAGATCGTCCCGCGCACCGCGAGCGGCGAGCCCGACCTGTTCCTCGGGGCCTTCCCGCGCGGCCGCGACGATTTCGCGGTGCTGGGTCAGCAGCGGGTCGCCGGCGGCGTGCTGCCGGTGCTCGTGGAGCAGGCCGATCTGGCCGCCTACATGATGGCCGCCGCCCGGGGCGGGGACTCCCCTGCGCTGCGGCAGTTCCAGCGCCTGCGCGCCGGCTCCGAGAGCGCCGTGCCGACGGCCGCCGCTCCCGCCGGCGGCGGGGCGCTGGGTCGCCTGGGCGGAGTGCTCGGGACGAACCGGGTCACCGCTCGCAGCACCCCGGGCGACCGCGGCGGGACCGATGGCGCCGGCGAGGACCTCGTGCCCTCGGTGGATCGCGACACCCTGCTCGCGCGTCTGCGCTCGGTGCGCGAACTGTTCGACTGATCGATTGATCGGCTGACCGGGTGATCGATTGATCGGCTGACCGGCTGAACCGGCACCTCGCGCGTCAGCGCGCCTGCCCGGCCGCCTCCGTGCTCCGATCGCAAGGGCGACCGCCCCGGGGGTTCGGCGTGCGTCGCGGCCGCAGCGCGGGGCCGACCGCCAGGGCGGTCGCCGCGACCACCACGAGCACGGCGATCCCGCCGCGCTGCTGATCCGCCAGGGCGTCGGCGAACCACGTCCGCCCGGTCGCTCCGAACCAGCTCGCGGCGATCAGCAGGTCGGTGCTGACCAGCACGATCCCCCCGGCCAGTCCCAGCGCGACCGGTGCCGCGGCCACCAGGATCCGCGCTGCGTCGCCGCCCGTGGCGCGCACCGCGAGCGCGACCAGCACACCGCCGGTCAGCGCCAGCATCTGAAGCGCCAGATGCGCGGCATGCCCGTCGAGCGCGGGGCGCAGGAAGGGTCCTGCGTACACGGCCCCGAGCAGGGCCACGGGCGCTGCGGCGATCAGGGCCGCGAGCCACCATCGACGCCCCAGCGTGCGCCGCGCCAGGGAGGGGATGGTGATAACGCTGCCCAGCAGCACCCCCGCGACCGCCATCAGCAGCACGTGCTGCAGCAGATGCGCGGAGACCAGCACCTTCGAGTACACGTTCAGCGGTCCGCTGGTCAGCAGCACGAGCACGATGCCGGAGAGCACCAGGCGCCGGC encodes the following:
- a CDS encoding flavin-containing monooxygenase: MPDLHDQISTRDKVLIIGAGPAGLAAAAALKALEVPFDLVDRAKHVGGIWNEEREDTPVWPALEMISSREFTQYEDMLQPVSFPEFLSPGHMAKYLRAYAARHQLTDDFRPGVAVRSARPFGEGVWQVELSTGEIMIYRAVISAHGISQRPHRPDWAADVPKSVRVIHSSQWEGPDGLEGQRVLVVGSGQSAADISVDAARRALEVRWSMRTGHWVVPRRIGRVPGDVAASREPSMLGGLNAKIAEAVVTRSVGHPADAGLPRPAAPLLEDSVIISDEVLDRVREGRITPAGEVTGIDADGTLTHLGPESHAGHIRYAPDLIVLATGYEVGADHLSEEIVPRTASGEPDLFLGAFPRGRDDFAVLGQQRVAGGVLPVLVEQADLAAYMMAAARGGDSPALRQFQRLRAGSESAVPTAAAPAGGGALGRLGGVLGTNRVTARSTPGDRGGTDGAGEDLVPSVDRDTLLARLRSVRELFD